Below is a genomic region from Naumannella halotolerans.
CTTCGGGGCCGACCGGTTCGTCGGGGAAGCGCAGACAACCGATGATCATCGGCCGTCCCTCGACCAGCCGGTGCACATCGGTGCCGATCCCGCTACGCATCAGTCGGTCAGACTGTCATCGCTGACGACATAGGTGTTGCAGCGCCCGATCTCGGTGGTCGACATCCCCATCTGCGTCCAGTACTCACGGGTGGCGCCGTGGGGGTGGGTGCTCTCGATGTCGGCATCACCGGTCTGGGTGTCGGCACCCAGGGCGACGGTGTACTCCAACACCTCCTGGGCATCGGCCTCGGTGTAGGGGACCGAGCTCGCCGCGGAGTTGAGGAACAGGCCGGCGTAGCAATCGGCCTGCGCCTCGCGCATCCGGCTCATCTTCAGCGCCTCGGCCTCGCTGAGTTCCTCCGAAAGGATCACCGCCGCCGCCATCTGCCCGGTGCGGCCCTGGATGTCGTGGCCGAACTCGTGGGCCATCACCATGTCGAAGACCGCCGGATTGCCCGACGTACCGGGCAGATCGGCCAATTCCATGGAGAAGTAGAGCTGCTGGTTAGCCGAGCAGTAGACGGCGTTCATCTCCGGCAGATCACCGCAGGGGGTGTCGATCGTACCCTCGTAGACCGTCACCGCGGGCCGCGGAAGGGTCCACCCGGCGGACGTCATCGGTTCGATCCAGGTGGTCATCAGGCAACCGGTGAAGTCGTTGAAGTGGGCCTCGACCTCGTCCGGGCTGGCCGTGGCCGGATCGACCGGGGAGGTCTCACAGCGGATCGGGGCGCTGACCTGTTCGGCATTGATCGGGTTGGAGTACAGCATCGTCGACAACTCGTCGTAGGTCTCGGGGATCGGGAACTGGTCCGGATTCTCGTCCACCGGGGGCGGGGTGTAGTTCTCGTTCGCGTAGGCGACGTTGTCGTCGCTGTTGAACAGCGAGTTGGTGATGAACACGGCACCGACGATCAGCGCCAGACACCCGATCGCGGTCAGCAGGATCGCTCCGGGGCTGCTGCGTCGGCGAGGAGGTTGTCCACCGAACTGGGGCGCCGGCGGACCCGGTTGCGGCTGACCGCCGAACTGCGGGGCCCGTTGCGGGTAGGCCCGGGTCTGGAACTGCTGGGGTGCGCCGAAGCTGCCGCCCGGGGTACCGAAGCTGCGGTACGGCTGCTGCTGGCTCACAACCGACACCCTAGGGGGTGAGGAGGTCGACTGGGTACTGAACGCGGTCGGGTCGGTTGCCGGGGTTGTCGGGGTTGCCGGGTTGCCGGGCTCGACACCGTGACCGGACGGTGCCGTAGTCTGAGCGCTGCCGCTCGGGGGTTTGCGTCGGGCCGGCTGACCCCAACTCTCGGAGGACACGTGATCGCTGGGCAACGACCGACTCGGGTGTGGGCCGTCCTCGGCCTGCTGCTGGTCGCCTGGTTCGGCCTGCAACTGGCCCCGGCACATGCCGCAACCGGTGATGTCGAGGTGATGGAGGTCGACGCCAGCGTCGATCGCGACGGCGCACTGAGCGTCGAGCAGACGATGACCTTCGAGGGTGCGCCGCCGGCCGAGCTCACCCAGCGAATCGCCACGGTGGAGAACAGTGTCGGCGATGCGCAGTACCGCTACGAGATCTCCGAGGTCACCGCCAGCGCCGACGGTCAGCCGTTGCCGGTGGCGGTCGACGACACCGGTGAGGCGATGGTGGTGACCATCCCCACCGAGGGTGTTGCCGGACCGGTGACGCTCAGCTATGCCGTCGACGGCGCGGTCCGCACGACGCCGGACGGCACGATGCTGCACTGGCGTTTCCTGCAGGGCCTGTCGGCGCCCGTCGACGACGTCACCGTCGAGGTCGGGGTGCCGGGTCTGTTCAGCTACATCGACTGCGCCTCCGGACCGCCGAACTCGCCGACCAAGTGTGTGACCTCCAGTGGCGGCACCGAGGAGACCAGCCAGACCCCCACCTTCACCGATGGGCCGCGGGCGGCCAATGAGGTGGTCTCGATCGAGATCGGATTCCCCGCCGGGTTGGTGAGCGCGAACGAGAACCTCGAGTACCGCTGGAGCCTGGCCCGGGGGTTCTCCGCCGAACCGCTGCCGTTGGGGCTGGCCACCGGGCTGCTGCTGCTCGGTGCGATCGTCGTCTGGGTGCTGCACCGTCGCGCCGGGGCCGACCTGTCGGCCGGCGAGCGGGTGGAGCGCGTGGCCGAGTTCACCCCGGTCGCCGATGGTGCGGTCGACTTCACCGTCACCAGCGACATCCGCCCCGGCGAGGTCGGCACGATGGCCGATGAGCGGGTCGACCCGGTGGACGTGCTGGCCACGGTCCTGGATCTGGCGGTACGCGGACACCTGCGGATCACCGAGCTGCCGCACCGCTCGAACTACGCCCCGGCGGACTGGCAGCTGGAACGTCGTGAGGCCGACACCTCCGAACTGCAGGCCTATGAGCGGCGGCTGCTGGATGCCGTGGCACCGATCGGTGGCGAGCCGACGCGGGTCTCACAGATGAACGAGAAGATCGCCGATGCGATCCCGCAGGTGCAGTCCGAGCTGTACGACGAGATGGTCGGCCACGGCTGGTACGACCAGCGTCCGGACTCGACCCGCAACAAGTGGCAGCGGGCAGCCGTGATCGGGCTGGTGCTGTCGGTGGCGCTGACCGCGGTGCTGGCCATCTTCACCACCTTCGGCATGATCGGCCTGGCCCTGGTGATCATCTGCCTCGGCCTGATGTTCGTCGCCCAGGAGATGCCGGCTCGTACCGCCAAGGGCGCCGCGGCACTGCGCGGCCTGAACCTGTTGAGCGACGAGTTGCACTCGCGGACGACCACCGAGCTGCCGAAGGGAAGGGAGCTGGAGGTCATCTCCCGGGTGCTGCCCTATGCGGTGGTGCTCGGTGGTGCCAATCGCTGGCTGGACGCGATGGTGGCCGCCGATGACGACGAAGGTGTGGCCGACTCGACCGACCTGGACTGGTTCCACGGCCCCGAGGACTGGCACCTGGCGGATCTGCCGGACTCGCTGCGGCATCTGCTGCTGACCCTGGCCGGGGTGCTCTTCACCCGTACCTGAGGTGGGGCCGGCTCGGCTCGGTTGCCCGTCCCCCTTTTTTTCAGCGGTTATGGCCCCCTCCGGCGAATCCGGGCGGCCATAATCGCTGACAAGACCGGGGTCTGGCGGCTGGGTTGTGGAAAACCTCCGGTACGGCGTCGTGGCCGTCGGAGAATCGGGGGATGCCCCGACCCGCACCGCTGCCTGCCGCGATCGCCGGCCGCGCCTTCACCACCGTGGAGGCGGAGGCACTGGGCGTCAGCCGCAAGCGCCTGCGCGCCTCCGATCTTCGCTCACCCGCCCAGGGAATCCGGGTCCCGGTCGACCTGGACGACCCTGTTCCCGGATGCGTCCGGGCGCTGCTCACGCTGTTGCCGGATGCCTGGGCCTCCCACGGCACCGCAGCCGCGCACTACGGGCTCGCCCTGCCGCGACGGTTGCAGGACGATCCGCTGATCCATCTCAGCCGGGACACCCGGGTCGCGGCCGTGCGCCGCCGGGGGGTACGCGGTCACGCGGTACGCATCACCGCGGAGGAGATCGTCACCGATCGCGGGCTGCGGGTGACGAGCCCGGCCCGTACCTGGTTCGACCTGCTGCCTCACCTCGGCGAGACCGCGGCGGTGATCATCGGCGACCAGCTGCTGCGGCATCCGCGGGAGGAGTTCGAGGAGCGGGAGGCTCCCTGGTGCCTGCCTGCCGATCTGGACCGGGTGCTGGCCCTGAACGAGTGGCGCGAAGGCATCTGCCGCGGCCGGGAGGTACGCAAACTGGTCCGGGTCGGTGCCGATTCTCCTGCGGAGACACTGCTGCGGCTGGCGATCGTCCGAGCCGGTTTCGGCGAACCCGAACTGCAGCTGCGGCTCGATCCCGACGACCCGCGGAGCCCGGAGGGAGACCTCGGCTATCGGGCCGATCGGGTGGTCATCCAGTACGACGGCAGCCATCACCTCAGCCGCGAGCAACAGAGCTCCGACATCCGGCGGGACCAGCGCTGGGCCGATGCGGGTTGGCGGGTGCTGCGATGCGATATCGCCGACCAGCGGAGCGGTTTCGTTCGGGTGCTGCGCTGGCTCGGCGCGAGCTCATGGCGTACCGCCGCCTGATCCCGTCAGCGAAAATGGCCCCCCGATCAGCGATCAGGGGGCCATAACGGCTGAAAAAAGCGGGTCAGAGTTCGAGGCCCGGGTACAGCGGGTTGGCCTCCAACAGCTCGGCCGAGCGGGCCTTGGTCTTCTCCGCCACACCCTCGGCGAGGGTGTACTTCGCCTTGCCCGGTTTGCCGGTGGAGGCCGTCACCGGGGTGGTGTTGGACAGCACGTCGACGATCATGTCGGCGACCGCGTCGAAGTCGTCGGGGCCGAAACCGCGCGAGGTCAGCGCGGGCGTACCCAGCCGTACCCCGGAGGTGTACCAGGCGCCGTTCGGGTCGTTCGGTACGGCATTGCGGTTGGTCACCACCCCGGCATCCAGCAGCGCCGATTCACCCTGCCGACCGGTCAGCCCGAAGCCGGAGACGTCGAGCAGCACCAGGTGGTTGTCGGTGCCGCCGGTGACCAGCTTCGCACCGCGCCGCGACAGCGACTCGGCGAAGGACTTGGCGTTGTCGGCGACCTGCTGGGCGTAGGTACGGAAGTCGGCGGTACGCGCCTCGGCCAGGGCCACCGCCTTCGCCGCCATCATGTTCGACAGCGGACCGCCGAGCACCAGCGGGCAGCCCCGGTCGACACTCGGCGCGTACTCCTCGGTTGCCAGCACCAGACCACCGCGAGGTCCACGCAGCGACTTGTGGGTGGTGGTGGTGACGACATGGGCATGCGGCACCGGGTCCTCGTCGCCGGTGAACACCTTGCCGGCGACCAGACCGGCGAAGTGGGCCATGTCGACCATGAAGGTCGCCCCGACGGAGTCGGCGATCTCGCGCATCTTGGCGAAGTTCACCCGCCGCGGGTACGCCGAGTAACCGGCGATCAGCACCAGCGGCTTGAACTCCTTGGCCATCGCCGCGACCTTGTCGTAGTCCAGCAGCTGGGTCTCCGGGTCGGTGCCGTAGGAGCGCTGATGGAACATCTTGCCGGAGATGTTCGGCCGGAATCCGTGGGTCAGGTGACCGCCGGCGTCCAGGCTCATGCCCAGCATCCGCTGCTCGCCGAAGGTCTTCCGCAAGGTCTCCCAGGCGTCCTCGTCGAGCTCGTTCACGTTCTTCTTGCCCAGCTCGGCCAGCGCCGGCTGCTCCACCCGGTGGGCCAGGATCGCCCAGAAGGCGGTCAGGTTGGCATCGATGCCCGAGTGCGGCTGCGCGTAGGCGTACTCGGCGCCGAACAGCGCCCGGGCATGCTCTGCGGCGACGCTCTCGACGGTGTCGACGTTCTGGCAACCGGCGTAGAACCGGTGCCCGATGGTGCCCTCGGCGTACTTGTCGCTGAGCCAGTTGCCCATCGTCAACAGGGTCGGGATGGAGGCGTAGTTCTCGCTCGCGATCAGCTTCAGCGAGTTGCGCTGGTCGGTCAGCTCGGAGCGGATGGCCTCGGCGATCCGGGGCTCGACGCTGCCGGTGATCTGCAGGATCGTCCGGTACGCCTGGGTGGCGGCTTCGACGTCGAGGGGTGGCAGGGAGTCAATGGGTGCAACGGTGTCGGTCACGGTGCCAATCTAACCGACCGGGCGCCGGGCCCGGAGGGCTTGTCGGGTTCCGGAACGAAGACTCCGGCCGAGGTACGGGGTGGCCGCGGTACGCAGATGCCTGCGACGTGCCGAAGAGTCCCCCGGTGCGTCCGGGGGACGGGTTGTCAGACGTGCCTCCGGGGTTGCCCCGAGAGCCCGGCTGCCAGGCCTGCGTTCGACAGCCCGGGTGTCCGGCGTACCCCGGTTGTCCGTGGGCCCCGGTTGTCCGGCGTGATTGGCTGGAACCGTGGCGTCGGGCCGGGTGAGCCCCCGGACGACGCAGACCGCTGCATCGAGAGGAATCATCATGAGACTGGGATACAAACTGATCGCCGAGGCCTACGGGCCGCAGGAGATCGTCCGGCAGGGAGTGCTGGCCGAGCAGGCCGGTTTCGACTTCGTCGAGGTCAGCGATCACTACCATCCGTGGCTGACCAGCACCCCGCACTCGGGTTTCGCCTGGTCGATGCTGGCCGCCCTCGCCGCCCGTACCGAACGGATCGAACTGGCCACCGGCGTGACCTGTCCGACCTTCCGTTACCACCCGGCGATCATCGCCCAGGCCGCGGCCACCACCGCCTTGCTGTCCGACGGGCGGTTCAGCCTCGGGCTCGGTTCCGGTGAACGGCTGAACGAACATGTGGTGGGCGACGCGTGGCCGTCGGTGAGCACCCGACAGGCGCGGCTGGTGGAGGCGATCGAGATCATCCGCGCGCTGTGGTCGGGCGGCTATCACAGCTATGACGGGCGCTACTTCCAGCTCGACGACGCCCGGGTCTTCGACCTGCCCGACGAACTGCCGAAGATGCTGATCGCCGCCGGTGGTGACCGGGCCGCCAAGCTGGCCGCCGAGCGCGGTGACGGGCTGTTCGCCACCGAACCACTGCCGGAGCTGATCGAGGGCTACCGGGCTGCCGGCGGTACCGGGCCGCGGTACGGCGAGGTGCCGCTGGCCTGGGCACCCGATGTCGAGTCGGCTGCCCGTTCGGCACATGAGAAGTTCCGCTTCGGGCTCACCGGCTGGAAGGTCCAGGCCGAGTTGCCGAACCCGATCAACTTCGACGCCGCGACGGCCATGATCACCCCCGAGGACATGGTGCAGAACTTCGGTTGCGGTCCGGATGTCGAGCGGCATCTGGAGGTGATCGGCCAGTTCGTCGATGCCGGTTTCGACAACCTGGTGTTGATCAACGCCGGAACCGACCCGGACGGCTTCTTCGAGTTCTTCACCGACACCCTCGCACCGCGGCTGCGGCAGCGCTGAGAGCGACGCGGGCGCCCATGATCATGGGCGCCCGATCCGGTTCGACGAGGGTCAGAAGATCTGCGAGTAGGCGTTCAGCGCCGGTTGTCCGCCCAGATGGGCGTAGAGCACGGTCGAGTCCTTGCCGATCTCTCCGGAGCCGACCAGATCGATCAGACCGGCCATCGACTTCCCCTCATAGACCGGGTCGATGATCATTCCCTCGGTACGTGCCGAGAGCTTGATCGCCTCGACGGTCGACTCGACCGGGATTCCGTAGAGATCACCTGCCCAGCCTTCGAGGACGGTGATCTCGTCGTCCCGCAGGTCTCGTCCGAGCTTGATCAACTCGGCGGTGTGCCTGGCGATCCGGCCCACCTGGTCGGTCGTCTTGGTCAGGGTCGCCGAGGCATCGATGCCGAGCACCCGCCGGGGTCGGGGATCGATCTCGGACAATGCGGCGAAACCGGCGATCATCCCTGCGTGGGTGGAACCGGTGACCGTGCAGACGACGATCGTGTCGAAGAAGACCCCGAGTTGCTTCTCCTGTTCGGCGACCTCGAAGGCCCAGTTGGCGAAGCCCAGCCCGCCGAGTTCGTGTTCCGAGGCTCCGGCCGGGATCGGGTACGGGACGCCGCCGGCCGCGGCGACCTCGTCCAGGGCTGTCTGCCAACTGGATCGGATCCCGATGTCGAAACCGGCATCGTCGAGCCGCACATCGGCGCCCATGATCCGCGACAACAAGATGTTCCCGACCCGGTCGTTGCCCGGATCGTCCCAGTCCACCCACTTCTCCTGCACCAGCCGGGCCTGCAGGCCGAGTTTGGCCGCGACCGCCGCCACCTGCCGGGTGTGGTTGGACTGGTAACCGCCGATGCTGACCAGGGTGTCGGCACCGGAGGCGAGGATGTCGGGAACGATGTACTCGAGCTTGCGGGTCTTGTTGCCGCCGAAGGCCAGGCCGGAATTGCAGTCCTCGCGTTTGGCCCACAACTGCGCCCCGCCGAGATGTCGGGTCAGGTTGTCCAGCGGGTGGACCGGGCTGGGGCCGAAGGTGAGCGGGTAACGCTCGAAATCGCTGATGGGCATCGGGGTACGCCTCCGAGGTGGGCTGAGATGACTGACATGCAATATATTGCATTCAGGAGACCGTCAGGGCAAGCGATCTGCGGCAGGATGTGACGAGGAGGTGGTACGGGTGCCGATCCCCGAAGCCGAGGTGGTGTCTCGACGACTGCTGCGCGACGACGTGTACGCGATGATCCTCGACGCGATCGTCAGCGGTCAGCTGGCACCGGGGGAGCGGTTGCGCGACCAGGACCTGGCGGCCTGGCTCGGCGTCAGCCGCACCCCGGTCCGGGAGGCCCTGTTGCGACTCGAACGCGCCGGACTGGTGATCAGCAAACCCGGCAGTTCCACCACGGTGGCACCCGATGACCCGAGGTCGGTGGCCGCGGCGCAGCAAGTCGCGGCTGCGCTGCACGAGCTGGCGACGCGGGCAGCGGTCGGCCGACTGGGCGAGGGCGACTTCGGCGAACTGGACGACGCCAACGCCGCGCTCGGCGACGCCCTGGGCGCAGCCGACCCGATCGCAGCGGCCAGGGCCGACGAGGCCTTTCACCAGGTGTTCGTCCGGGTCGCCGACAATCCTGTGCTCACCGAGACCCTGGGTCAGGTCACCCCGCTGCTGCGGCGGGCCGTGCACCTGCGGTTCGGGGAGTTCTTCTCCGGCCGCCAATCCACCGAGGTGCATGAGCGGATCGTCGAGGCGGCCCGTCGGCGAGACGCCGAAACCGCCGGTCGCCTGGCCCGCGACAACTGGCTCACCCTCGCCGACTGAGGACCCAGCACCGGGGGCGGGGTTGGCTCGGCCCGGTGGATGTGACAGGTTGGAGGGGTACCCGTCGGGAGGAGGGCAGCATGCCCCAGCAGGCGTGGAGCGACAAGCGCGAACGACAGTACGAGAAGATCAAGGACAGCGAACTCGATCAAGGCCGCAGCACCGAGACGGCCGAGGAGATCGCCGCGCGGACGGTGAACAAGGCCCGTGCCCGCGCCGGTGAGTCCGCACAGGCCAGCCGTACCTCGACCGAGGACATCTCCTCGGGGCGCCGCGGCGGGCTGCGTTCGGGAAAGGGTCCCGGCGGCCGGACCAAGGATCAGCTCTATGCCGATGCCAGGCGTGCCGGCATCAAGGGCCGATCGAAGATGACCAAGGAAGAACTCGAAGCAGCACTGCGCCGTTGACCCGGCAGTGCCCCCAACCCACACAGCGCACCACCAGCGCAGACGAAACGTTCGAAGGAAGAAGCACCATGACGCAGGACAACATCAGCACCCGCGCCGCAGCCATGACCAATGATCAAGGCGGGTTCGAGGCACAGCAGCAGACACCTCCCGGATCCACCACGGCGATGCAGCCGGTTCCCGATCATGGTGAGCAGACCTACGTCGGTCATGATCGACTCGCCGGACTGCGTGCACTGATCACCGGCGGAGACTCCGGGATCGGTCGCGCAGTCGCCATCGCCTACGCCCGGGAAGGGGCCGATGTGGCGCTGTCGTACCTGCCCGAGGAGCAGGCCGATGCCGAGGACACCGCCGCCTGGGTGGAGAAGGCAGGCCGCAAGGCCGTCCTGCTGCCCGGTGATCTTCGTACCAAGGAGGTCTGCGAACAGGTGGTGAAGGATGCGGTCGACGGACTCGGTGGTCTGGACGTGCTGGTGAACAACGCCGGATACCAGATGGCGCGGACCGAGGGCATCGACGAGTTGCGCGACGACGATCTCGACCGGGTGTTCAAGACCAACCTGTATGCGACGTTCTGGGTGACCCGGGCCGTCTCACCACACCTGGGCAGCGGCGCCAGCATCATCAACACCACCTCGATCCAGGCCTACGAGCCGTCGACCACGATGCTCGACTACGCAGCGACCAAGGCCGGGTTGAACAACTTCACCGTGAACCTCGCCGCGGAGCTCGGCCCGCGCGGCATCCGGGTCAACGCCGTTGCTCCCGGACCGATCTGGACGCCCTTGCAGCCGGCGACCCAGTCGGCGGAGAAGGTCGAACAGTTCGGCGGGGACACTCCGCTGGGCCGGGCCGGGCAGCCCGGCGAGGTCGCCGGAGCCTATGTCTTCCTGGCCGCACCGGCCGAGGCCGGCTACGTCTCGGCGACGGTGGTCGGTGTCACCGGCGGCAAGCCGGTCTTCTGAGGTACCGCCCCTGCGGGAGCGCGGGCCGTCCGAGGGGTCTTTCGAGACACCGTTCGTCCGAGGCCACGGGGCCGGGTGGAGCAGATTGCCGCTCCACCCGGTCCCGTTCCTTCGCTGCCGCGGCATGATGGGGTGATGAGTGAACTGATCGCCGTCACCGGTACCACCGGTGCGCTGGGTGGCCGTACCGCAGAACTGCTCAGCGCGCGAGGCGCCCGTTTCCGGATGCTGGTACGCGACCCCGCGCGCGCCCCCGAACTGGCCGGCGGGGAGGTGGCGGTCGCCGAGTTCGCCGACACCGCTGCCGTCACCCGGGCACTGGCCGGGGTGACAACGGTGCTGATGGTCTCGGCGCACGAATCGGCAGACCGAGTCGCCGAACACCGCTCCTTCATCGACGGTGCGGTCGCTGCCGGCGTACAGCAGATCGTCTACATCTCCTTCGTGGGTGCAGATCCCGGAGCCACCTTCACCCTCGCCCGTGACCATGCGGCGACCGAGGAGTACCTGCGCGACAGTGGCGTCGCGACCACCATGTTGCGGGACAACTTCTACGCCGACGCCCTGATCGAATTCGGCGGGGAGGACCGGGTGATCCGTGGACCCGCCGGTGACGGGCGGGTCGCCGCGGTCGTTCGCGCCGATGTCGCCCGTACCGCCACCGCGGTCCTGCTGGACCCCGAACCGCACCGGGGGAAGACCTACAACCTGACCGGACCGCAGGCGTTGACCCTGGCAGAGGTTGCCGCCACGGTCACCGAGATCACCGGGAACCCGCTGACCTACCACGACGAGACCCTCCCGGAGGCCTACGAGTCACGGGCCAAGTACGGTGCGCCGGAATGGATGGTCGACGCGTGGGTGTCGACCTACCTGGCGATCGCCGAGAACAAGCTGGCCACGGTCAGCGACGACATCGAACACCTCACCGGGGCCCCGCCGACCAGTCTGGCCGAGCTGCTGCGGGCCGGCTGATCGACCTCTGAGGTAGCTGCCGGTCGATCTGAGGTAGCGCGAGCCTGCAGGAACAGGGATTCTCGCCGATGTGGCACGGCTGGCTGGGCCAGCAATGTGGGCTGCATGAGCGATTACCTGGCAATGAAGATGACCGAATCCCGCATGGACGACCTACGGGCCGAGGTGGAGAACCGGCGGTTGGCACGAGAACTGCCGTCACGCCCCTCACTCCTGCGGCGGTGGTGGGACCAGTTGACGGACAATGGCCCTGCGCGGCAGCCGAGTACCCGCCGGCGGTACGCCGCCTGATCGGTGTCGTGCCCGGCCTGTGCACCAGCCGGGAACGGGCAGCGCTACCATCCGAGGCAGCCATCGGTGCTGCACGAGGAACCCCCGGGAGAAGCAGATGATCACGCCAGCCACACCGGCGGTCGAACCGTCGAGGTACGGGGGCGCGCGTGGGTGATCGTCGAGCCATGGTCGGCCGCGATGCCGAACTCGGCGCAGTCCTCGCCTCGATCGGAGTCGACCCCCACCGGGGCGCCGATCGATTGACCGACCTGCTGATCGCCGGTGACGCCGGTGTGGGCAAGTCCCGACTCCTGGCCGCGGTACGCGAGGAGGCCGAGCGGCGCGGTTGGTCGATGGTCAGCGGACACTGCCTGGACTTCGGCGACGCCGACCTCGCCTACCTGCCGTTCTCCGAAGTGGTGGGACAACTGGTCGAGTCCTGGCCCACAGCGATGCAGCAGGTCCTGCAGGCCCATCCCGCCCTGGCCAAGTTGCAACCCGGGAGACGTACCAGGTCGGCCGGGACCGGATCGGATGACGATCAGGCCGTGGACCGGCCGGATCTGTACCGGGCCATGGCCGCGGCGCTGGCCGCGGTGGCGAAGCAGAACCCGCTGATCCTGGTGATCGACGACTGTCACTGGGCCGATCGGTCGACCCGGGAGCTGCTGACCTTCCTGCTCTCCCGAGGCGATCCTGCCGGTTTTGCGGTGATCGTCTCCTACCGGGCCGATGATCTCCATCGCCGGCACCCGCTGCGGCGCCACCTCGCCGAGTGGGGACGTCTGGGTGGTGTCGACCGGTTGCAACTGGGCCGCTGAGTGACGCGGCCGTGCGGATGCTGGTGAGCCAGCTCAGTGCCGATCGGTTCGACGAGCGCCAACTCGGTGATGTCGTCGACCGGGCCGAGGGCAATGCCTTCTTCGTGGAGGAGTTGGTCAATGCCGCCGCCGAGCCCGGTGGTGCCGTTCCCAATGATCTGGCCGACCTGCTGCTGGTCCGCCTGGACCGGTTGGACGAGGCCGCCCGGCAGGTCGTGCGGACCGCGAGTGTCGGCGGTCGGCGGGTCTCCCATGTGCTGCTCGAGGCGGTGGTCGACCTCGGTGCGAATGAGTTGGAGACGGCCCTGCGCAGTGCGGTCGACCAGAATGTGCTGACCGCCGATCGGGGCGGTTATGCCTTCCGTCATGCGCTGCTCGGTGAGGCCGTCCACGACGACCTGTTGCCCGGCGAGCGGATTCGGTTGCACACCCGTTACGTGCGAGCCCTGCAGGACGATCCGGCGGCCGGTCCTGCCGCGGGACTGGCCCGTCACGCCCGACTGGCCCACGACTGGCCGACCGCCTTCTCCGCCAGCATCGAGGCGGCCCGGGAGGCCAATGCCGTCGGGGCACCGGCCTCGGCAGCCGGACATTACCTGCGGGCGCTGGAGATCCGAGCCACCGAGTCCGACCTGTCCGTCGACGGTCCCGGACCGGTGGACCTGGTCATCAGCGCCGGTGAGGCGCTGATGCTGGCCGGCGATCCCGAGCGCGCCGAGGCCGTGCTGCGCGAGCAGTACACCGCGATGGGACCGGGATCGAGTGTGACCGATCAAGCGCGGTTGCTGGTCTCCCTGGCCCGGGCGGGGAGCTTCCTCGACGGTGAACAGGAATCGCTCGAACTCTCGGCGAAGGCGGTCTGGCTGGTACCCGAGGGATTGTCGGTGGTACGGACCGAGATCATGGTCAACCACGCCAAGGTCCTCGGTGCGTGGGGCCGCGTCTTCGAGGCCGAGCAGGCCGGCCTCGAAGCCTTGGCGATGGCCGAACAGTTGCAACGCAATGACCTGGCCAGTGACGCCGCAACCACCCTCTCCGCCCTGCT
It encodes:
- a CDS encoding glycine hydroxymethyltransferase codes for the protein MPPLDVEAATQAYRTILQITGSVEPRIAEAIRSELTDQRNSLKLIASENYASIPTLLTMGNWLSDKYAEGTIGHRFYAGCQNVDTVESVAAEHARALFGAEYAYAQPHSGIDANLTAFWAILAHRVEQPALAELGKKNVNELDEDAWETLRKTFGEQRMLGMSLDAGGHLTHGFRPNISGKMFHQRSYGTDPETQLLDYDKVAAMAKEFKPLVLIAGYSAYPRRVNFAKMREIADSVGATFMVDMAHFAGLVAGKVFTGDEDPVPHAHVVTTTTHKSLRGPRGGLVLATEEYAPSVDRGCPLVLGGPLSNMMAAKAVALAEARTADFRTYAQQVADNAKSFAESLSRRGAKLVTGGTDNHLVLLDVSGFGLTGRQGESALLDAGVVTNRNAVPNDPNGAWYTSGVRLGTPALTSRGFGPDDFDAVADMIVDVLSNTTPVTASTGKPGKAKYTLAEGVAEKTKARSAELLEANPLYPGLEL
- a CDS encoding plasmid stabilization protein; the encoded protein is MPQQAWSDKRERQYEKIKDSELDQGRSTETAEEIAARTVNKARARAGESAQASRTSTEDISSGRRGGLRSGKGPGGRTKDQLYADARRAGIKGRSKMTKEELEAALRR
- a CDS encoding 1-aminocyclopropane-1-carboxylate deaminase, whose amino-acid sequence is MPISDFERYPLTFGPSPVHPLDNLTRHLGGAQLWAKREDCNSGLAFGGNKTRKLEYIVPDILASGADTLVSIGGYQSNHTRQVAAVAAKLGLQARLVQEKWVDWDDPGNDRVGNILLSRIMGADVRLDDAGFDIGIRSSWQTALDEVAAAGGVPYPIPAGASEHELGGLGFANWAFEVAEQEKQLGVFFDTIVVCTVTGSTHAGMIAGFAALSEIDPRPRRVLGIDASATLTKTTDQVGRIARHTAELIKLGRDLRDDEITVLEGWAGDLYGIPVESTVEAIKLSARTEGMIIDPVYEGKSMAGLIDLVGSGEIGKDSTVLYAHLGGQPALNAYSQIF
- a CDS encoding DUF2207 domain-containing protein — encoded protein: MWAVLGLLLVAWFGLQLAPAHAATGDVEVMEVDASVDRDGALSVEQTMTFEGAPPAELTQRIATVENSVGDAQYRYEISEVTASADGQPLPVAVDDTGEAMVVTIPTEGVAGPVTLSYAVDGAVRTTPDGTMLHWRFLQGLSAPVDDVTVEVGVPGLFSYIDCASGPPNSPTKCVTSSGGTEETSQTPTFTDGPRAANEVVSIEIGFPAGLVSANENLEYRWSLARGFSAEPLPLGLATGLLLLGAIVVWVLHRRAGADLSAGERVERVAEFTPVADGAVDFTVTSDIRPGEVGTMADERVDPVDVLATVLDLAVRGHLRITELPHRSNYAPADWQLERREADTSELQAYERRLLDAVAPIGGEPTRVSQMNEKIADAIPQVQSELYDEMVGHGWYDQRPDSTRNKWQRAAVIGLVLSVALTAVLAIFTTFGMIGLALVIICLGLMFVAQEMPARTAKGAAALRGLNLLSDELHSRTTTELPKGRELEVISRVLPYAVVLGGANRWLDAMVAADDDEGVADSTDLDWFHGPEDWHLADLPDSLRHLLLTLAGVLFTRT
- a CDS encoding TIGR03557 family F420-dependent LLM class oxidoreductase — translated: MRLGYKLIAEAYGPQEIVRQGVLAEQAGFDFVEVSDHYHPWLTSTPHSGFAWSMLAALAARTERIELATGVTCPTFRYHPAIIAQAAATTALLSDGRFSLGLGSGERLNEHVVGDAWPSVSTRQARLVEAIEIIRALWSGGYHSYDGRYFQLDDARVFDLPDELPKMLIAAGGDRAAKLAAERGDGLFATEPLPELIEGYRAAGGTGPRYGEVPLAWAPDVESAARSAHEKFRFGLTGWKVQAELPNPINFDAATAMITPEDMVQNFGCGPDVERHLEVIGQFVDAGFDNLVLINAGTDPDGFFEFFTDTLAPRLRQR
- a CDS encoding neutral zinc metallopeptidase, with the translated sequence MSQQQPYRSFGTPGGSFGAPQQFQTRAYPQRAPQFGGQPQPGPPAPQFGGQPPRRRSSPGAILLTAIGCLALIVGAVFITNSLFNSDDNVAYANENYTPPPVDENPDQFPIPETYDELSTMLYSNPINAEQVSAPIRCETSPVDPATASPDEVEAHFNDFTGCLMTTWIEPMTSAGWTLPRPAVTVYEGTIDTPCGDLPEMNAVYCSANQQLYFSMELADLPGTSGNPAVFDMVMAHEFGHDIQGRTGQMAAAVILSEELSEAEALKMSRMREAQADCYAGLFLNSAASSVPYTEADAQEVLEYTVALGADTQTGDADIESTHPHGATREYWTQMGMSTTEIGRCNTYVVSDDSLTD
- a CDS encoding GntR family transcriptional regulator, with the protein product MPIPEAEVVSRRLLRDDVYAMILDAIVSGQLAPGERLRDQDLAAWLGVSRTPVREALLRLERAGLVISKPGSSTTVAPDDPRSVAAAQQVAAALHELATRAAVGRLGEGDFGELDDANAALGDALGAADPIAAARADEAFHQVFVRVADNPVLTETLGQVTPLLRRAVHLRFGEFFSGRQSTEVHERIVEAARRRDAETAGRLARDNWLTLAD